The window CCTGGAAATGattattaaaaacaagatTAAAGTGTGAACATAAAAGTATATTTAATAGCCAGTTCAATTCCATAGAAAGTCCATTTTTATTGCAATGACAATTGATATTTTTGAATCTGGTGGTTTTATAGTTTTTGGAAACATAATACTTCACATATTATCCAAGTGACTCACTAAAAAGTTTCAATAATGTGCGAAATACTTTGCTAAAATTCtgcaaaaaatacataaatgtTTTTCCTagattttaaaacaatttccTTGAAATGTCACTGTTGGGGTTGCCCCACAAACTTGACCCTGAGTCAACCCACCTGGCCCAATCACACGGGGCTTCTTTTCTTTGCCATTCCCTGAGAGAGGTGGGTTATTGCCAAACCCTACTGCTGCACCAATAATAGACAGATACCAATGGAGGGGGGGATTGCGGCTTTGGGGATTGCGGCAGAACCCACCCAGCTGACAAACCGGGCGTGACTAATTAGCCAAGCACCGTAGACTGTCTGTTGTTAATGGCATTATCTTGGGCATGACCGTTTGCCGGCTTTATCAGCTGGAAtacttatacatatatatgttgAAATAATCGCTGTAAACTACCACGATCCAAATCGAACCATCCAAATAGGGTCTCAGCTCCTTAAACTTGGCCCAGAGCTCAGGTTACTGCTCCAAATCACTTCTATGAGTAATGACCGAATACTCTGATTACtgatttaaatacaaaaaaatctgTTTATTATCAAATCGTCACGATTTCAAATgtgaatcagccgaaccaggTGTCTCTCAGAGAGTGCTCTGTGTGTTCTTCTGTTATGAAATCATGGAGCAAGTTGAGATTCTTACGCAATCTTCAAATCTGTTCAGGTTCAATGTCCGATAATACgaatatacttttttattttacagtGAAAATATATGTAGTACTATCGGGGTACAATTGataattaaatagaaaatgaAAGTAAACCTTAAGGTATTTGATTCAAATATTTCCACAGATAAGAAATAAAGACTCTGTTCGACTTGGCGCCTCTAAACTACACAGTtagatattataattttatgcTTTATGGATATTCAGGTGACCCTTTCAAGCATTGTAATTGTTCCGGCCCCACCTCGCTTCGGGGGCTTGGATTTCTAAAGCGTGTCGTGCTTTTCAGAAAACAGCTTCAGCTCTCCAAGAAACAATTGCATGCATGTGGAGCATAATTGTGGCAGAAAAGAAGGCAGTTGCTCCTCGTCACACTCGACGGCGGCTGTCGTAATGCAACAATATACATACTATAGAATGGACAGGATGAGATACAGGAGAAGTCGCGAGGTGTAAGCTGATAAGTCTGGAGGAGGGGATGCGAAAAACCAAGGAGATGGCATTGCGTTCCATGGAAATGATTGAGTTGTATGTttcgggaaaaaaaaacacaaaaaaacaaaacaaaatgcgTCACTTGTATTTGGAACTACAGTGAATACCCAGTATATGCTATAGCCAAGTAGTAGAAGCTACATTTTCATTCAATATAAACACTTTGGACTGTAATTCAATAGAAATCCCTGGGAGAGAAATTTTTCCAGCTTGTTGCGGCATTTAATTGTGAAGCGACTCCTTTCAGTTAGTTGGAAAATTAGATTATCCATCGTCCTCGACCTCGAGGACAAAGGATGCCAAAGGCAAGATACACaacaaacaataacaacaaaaaagtgaaattcCTTGAAATCCCAATTCAAGTGAGTGGCGAGATGGGTCGAAAGAATAAAAGTTCgaccgtccaagacagagttCGCCGGAACTGGCTATAAAGCAGAAACAGCCAGCCAGCTCCAATGAAGAGAGGAAGCAGCTAACCAGAAATCCAAAGCGAGACTTCCAAGTCCCACTTCCAAGGCCCCTGTGTGCGTGAGCTTCTCTATTTATGCGTTTATGCGGGATACACTTTTCAAGATCAACTTTTAAGgataataatatttcaaagaTAGTGTTTATATAATCATCATATAATTTGTACAATTTTtaacaaagaaaataaaaaatattattgttttcatGACAATAGATGGCAGCATAAACCCATGGCTTTGGGTTCTTAAGGGGCAGTCAGTCTGTCACCTCAACCgcaatttattttgttgttttttttttttttttggggggggggggggggggcgcGACAATCACAACAAACCGTATTCCCAGAAAACGcttcaatttcttttatttttttttttttgccaaaacaGATTCGTGGAAGAGGTAGCCTGTCGGGCTCTCTATCATAGTGATAGTCAAAAAGGaaatcggttttttttttgggggaaagGTAAAGGTACACATAGCagcataaatatttcaaatacaCAGGAATCgcgtatgtatatatgtatgggtGAGAATGCAAAGTAAGTGCAGCAGGTGAGCATGCCACTGTGCATGTGTGTTAGTGTTAGTGAGAATCTGTTTCtacattcttttttttctcatattttttgtatttttttttggttaaagcCTGGCTGGAGGTGACcacttaaaaacaacaacaacaattgcaaCAAAAACACTTGGCACAGTGGGGCTCCacatacactcacacacaaacacacacacatacatattaACAATCTAAAAACATACACCGACACGCACACCTATGAAAAAAAGGGGAGAGAGAATCGTCGGTGTATTGGTGGTGGAGGCATCTGCAGAAGCCTTTTGCGCACTCATCACATTTTCGTGGAAATTGAACCGCTAAAGGAGGCAGGCAGGCTGGCTGGCTAGCAAggagaccaaaaaaaaaacccgtCGTATGTACCCGTTGACATCCTCGCCGTAAGGCAATCACCGCATAGCACATTTTCGCGAACCGCAATTCTCAccttgcaatttttttttgtgcaattgCAACTGTATATAGTTGGTGTTGTTGTCCAATTTACCTTGAAGTAGAGATCCCATGAAGTCTTTTTTAAGTTGTATTCCTTCTCGAGCATATCCCTGGCGCCCCTTAAATCCTTATTGATCGCCTGTGGCGGCGACCCACTAGTTTTCTGCTCACTCATTGCGCACTTTCCTGCGTTTTGTTGCAATTTAATAACTTTTAATTTGGAGTAATCAGGCGGCGGCGTTGACAGAACGAGGGATGTCGGAAATATACAATCGTTGTATCGATGTTTAACAAAAACATGTTTACGGCGATTTGCAACACTGTTTTTTCAATAATGCTTATCGATATTTAGCGGAACTAAGTAAAGATAAACATTGATAGAAAAACATTAAACCGAGCCAAAAATCGTTAGTAAAATTCTGCTGATGACCAGGTAATCATTTTGGAcgtaaaaaaatcacaaaaggAAATGTTCTAAAGGAGTTCACCAATCTGGCAACCTAGTTTCTGACAGTGTTGAAAGTTGAAGTTCAGTGCTGGTCAACGTCAATATTTACAGCACCATTTCCCACTTGTTACttaatgaaatataatttaattaattgaaatgcTAGCCACACGCGTGTTCCGATTGGTTCATGACAAACGACTCAGCGTCCCCATTCTGCGCTGCTTTCATCACGAGTTCTCCAAACCGGAATCACCAGCGACGCCGGCTAAAGAGAAGGAGGAAAATTCCGGTCATAATCTAGTTGGAGGCGTTCAGagcaaatacaaaatattccGAGATGAAAACTCCCCCGAGATTTTCGATGTGGAGGAGGCCCGGCACCAGGAGCACCTGCTAACGGAAGAGCCAGAATTCGAGGAGGATAAATACTATGGCTTGAATTTAAAGAGTAAGTTGAACCGGCATTCCAAACTCGAATTcaatgtttattttgtttcagGAGGCGTCCATGGAGTCTTCGACGTTGAGGACTTGGTGGAGCTTTTGCGGAAGGAGAACGTGGATGACATATTTGTATGCTCGGTTCCCGAGGACTTAAAATACGTGGACCACCTGGTGGTCTGCAGTGGGCGCAGCTACCGGCACATGCTCAGCACCGCGGAATTCGTACGCCGGATGTTTAAAATCAAGCGAGTGAAGGGAGACATTCTGCCTCGCATTGAAGGTGGAAAGAGTCGCGATTGGATGGCCATGGACTTGGGTAGGATTCACAATCGCCGAAGAATATTGAGCAATTTTGAAACTCATTTTATTTCTAGGAAACATCGCCTTGCACATATTTTCTCCGCAAGCCCGGGAAGAATACGACCTGGAGTCATTGTGGGCCATTGGTTCCCAGTTCGACAGGGAGAGCCAGAAGCCGCACAATCCGTATGGCGACATATTCATGGCCCAAACACCTCAGTTAGTGGAACCACTTAATAAGGAGACATGAAATTGTTTGGCTTTACTAGTTTAATATATACAATTGATCACCAGACCACTGTGCCGTCAGATACCTTTTTGTGGAAGTCGTAGAGGCTAGGGAAGACGTGATCCCTGTCGATAACCTCACCGTACTTTCTGACCAGATAAGCATAGCTCTTCTCATGAACCAAGGCCGAGTGCCAGCCCAGCTCCTTAGCGGCAAGATAATCCGTGGTGGGGCCATCGCCCACATGCAAGCACTCTTCTGGCCTGAGGTTCGGTAGTCCAGATACCTCCATTGCCCTTTGGAAGATTTCAGGTGCCGGTTTTTCAGCCTTTACCTCATAGGAGTTTAGGGCAAAGTCCAGGTACTGGTCCAACTTCGTGTTCTGCAGCAGAGCCGGTAGCCGCGGATCGAAGTTCGCTATCACTCCCAGCTTGCGTTTGTCCGACTTTATGTCTTTTCGGAGATGCTGGAGAAGCTCCACACTGCCGTTGCACGGCTGCCAGCAGATGGTGGTCTTGTAGAGCTCAATCAGATGGTTGGCGAAGTTGTTGAGCTTCTCGTCGGGAATGGCCGCTCCGCTTTCGGAAAAGGTACCTGCGGGTAGAGCGTGAAAATAGAATTATAAAGCCACACCAAATAATTTACTATACTCGTAAATTCATTAtgatcaaataatattttgttgccaCTATTTTTGGGGTAAAGTAACGATTGTGCGAAATGCACTTTGGAACAGGCTGGATTGTTTATCACCGCCCCAGAGGTGAAGACAAACACTCGACTAAACACTCACCTGCTATCAGCTTTCTCCACCACTGCTGCCACTCTATTTGGGGGGTGGTGTCTCGCCCAAAATTAGGATAGTCCCGGTTCATCTTGTACCTGGAATAAGGGCGTTAATTAAATCAGATACTTTAGCTATTCTATAGCTCTCTATACCCACCAGTTGGCCTTGAAGTTTTTGGCCAGCTCATTGTTGTCGCATCTGGCCCCAAAGAGAGCTCCAATCTCGCCATACTGCTTGCCGGGGGTGGTGCGAAATTGGAGTAATGTGTTGGTCACGTCGAAGGTGATCAAGCGGAATTGACTGAGGCTGCGCATCTCCGGGTTCAGCAGATATCTCTGGTTTCCTTCTTTACACTACTTGACTTTCGACTCTGTGCGACGAACCTTAGCCACTGAGATCTGCCGGCGTACTACGTGAGCTGACGGCATTCTGTTATTGTTTTGTATGTGATGAAAGCCGATCCGCTTCGTTCCATTCCGATCGGGTGTTATCAGCAgtaacaacagcagcagcagcagcagctgcctcCCAGATTTGAAATGCTTCTGTGTGCTCGGACATCGGAGCATCGGACATACATATGTTTGCGTGTGTCCCGGATTAATATGGTTCTCTATCTATATCTAAGTTTAATTCAAATGGGGCGGACTTTGCGGTTATCTCAAATTCCAGGTTGTCATATTAGTATCGATTTGCACTGATTACGAAGCTAAGCAAACACTATTATAAAAGATTCCAGGCAGTACCTAATGATAAGATAAGGTCAAATATCTAGTCGGGATTTGTTTGGTCGATTTAAATTTGGCGCTCTTTTGTTGTTATCGCTTAATCGATTGCTGTCGCCCCCTATCGGCATAGGGTTAAACTGTATAGTGATATATAAACCCACAAGAGGGCGctaaaatgaaaagaaacggctatatatttttcaaattttggtttttagtaaggtttttttaaattattaaactgttcagtaaaaaatatgtttaaggtgtttattatatgataattaaaattatttagaaACTAAGATGAGATTAAACAAGACTTTAAAAGTGGAAAGTAAAatgttttcaaattaattataaaaacttttgtttctttttgaataatattttaagtattcCAATAAATCAAACTGAGTGCATGGATATCCCTTTTGACAatcccttttttttggctataAATATTTCACCAATTTGGCGCTGGCCAGGCTTAAGCTCGAATTTCTATGGAAGGTCCCGAAATTCCTTAAATTCCTGTTGTCAAGTTTTGTTTGTTCCCTTGtggcttttgttttcattttatgATCCTGTTCTTGGGTTTTTTGGGGGAGAATTgtgcattttatttataaggAATGGGGCATAATTGTGGCTACCAGGAAAAAGAGAATGCCATTATTATAACTGATGTGTTTTGTGTCtgataacatttttttgagAAATCGGATTCAAATCTCTTTATATAGAAAACTTGATTTTCCCTTAAAATTTTCCATAAAAAGCCAAACCTTGCTTTTACCATTTTAAAGTAGCtcatatgtatgtaaacccCCACTCCAAATTGCCCCACCTGGAGGTGCAACACCATTGATTACCGACCGCTTGCCACCTACAAAGCTTGTTTGCTCTGCTCCACGCCACCTTATCGCCCCCAAACCCAACTCTAAAGTCTAGGAGGTTTTGCAGAAACCGACTTacacacttggagaaaaaaaatgatgaacaaaaataaggaaaaccaaaaaaataaaaaacggcAAAATTCAGTTACTGTCcaactttcaacaaaaaacttTCCCAAGAAAAGTAACCGAAGCGATGGCGAGTCAACGACTCCCATGGAATTTCATGTTGGCCCTTTTCGAAATGTGTCTGGGGCTGGTAGTCGGGGCCAAAAGCTTCTCCACCCCCTCTCTGTCGCCTGCCGCCTGCTGCCTGCTGACTGCTGCCTTCTGCCCCCAATGACCCCCCCTTTATTCCCCCCTTTTTATCCCACCGATCACCAAGTTACAGTCTTCATGCAACAtcgactggctggctggctgcctgACTGCCTTTTAATATTATCTGCACTTTGGGTCTTTTGGCTGCCGccgcttttgttgttgttgttgttgttattgttattgttgttgttttgattGGTCGTTTTAACCTGTTTGCGAATTTCTACCatgttaataaataatttttagaggagttttTAGAGGCAACCGAGCGGTggctgcaacagcagcagcaaaagtACCGCACCAGCAGCGCCAGCGCCACTACACTGAAAAATATCACCAAAATAATtcttaaactttttaaataaataatttattaattataccATATTATTTagctctaaaaaaaataaaaatatacatagcTATAGACCTTAGGTTCCAGTGTAGACTCTGAATCctctgctgctcctcctgacTCCTCCCGGCACGACAACTCCTCATCTCATTGGAGTCGGAGGATTAGGTTTGGCTTCCACTGTAGCTTCTTTCGGAGTTTGGTTTCGGTTCTGTTCGTGGTTCTGTGCGACTTGGAATGCAGCCAGACAGCCATCCCCATTGGCTCCCCTCCAGATCCACCACCACTAGGCATTTCCCATCCTGCGTCTACTCGCCCACTAACCAGTGCCACTCCTCATTCCTGACTAGCGCCCTCTATGGATGGTACTTTACCTGTGCATCCTTAGACTTCTTTTTCGTCACTAGAACTTtgaaaattatagaaaataatattgaaaatatcaTAGCAGGTCCTGGGAAAACAGAAGctaaaagataataattttattttaattatttttttccccttttttaatTAAGGCGTCCGTCTAGGTAGGTGACGAAAGATGCTATAAGCTTAGGGCCCTGAAATGGATTCTGAAGGGTATCTTATAGACTGTCTTGGTATCTGGACTATGATTGCTCTTCAGAATCGCCTACAAAGCTCTAACTTGCAACTTCCAGTGGGTGCAacaagagcagcagcagcaacaacaacaacaacaacaacatcgtTACTGGTATGGATTGGTGTTCTTGTTTGAAATTCCTCgcctgcttttttttttattttgtgttttgcTCAGCGCTTCGCATCCCCAAGCCCCATTCCCCCTCCCAAACGTCCCTCAACTGTGGCTGGCCCATCTTGGTCTTCCGTCTTGGTCAGCATCTTCGTCGTCGTCTGgctacacagagagaaatttaagtgtgtgttttttattaaatatattaaaatattatattgtaaatatttttttttcaaatatagaTCAACTGAATGTCTctaatttttattagttttttaaagatatatataattttatgatttatttctttcagtgttgAATggctttggtttttggttcGATGTGGATGTGAATGTGAATATGGCTATGAGGCTGTGGCTCGTTTGTTAAATGTTTGGGTTTTGTTTGAGTTTATTGAGTAAATTCCTGGAAAATCGCAGGAATTTGTCTTTGGTCTTtcagttttctgtttttctctCTGCTCTTGGGATGCACTTGGACCAGACCAGTCTCTGTGGCAGAGAGGCAGCAACTGAAgcagaggcagtggcagtggcagaggcagaggcagaggagGCGACGCATGTGTCATTGGTGCATAAAAATCGCTTTACGGAGTTTTGAGTTTTCGGTTTCCCAAGGTGTCTGTACGGGTTTGCCGTGATAAAGGATGGACAGGTGATTATGACTTTTTTAGCGGGACACCCAATTACGTGCGATCGGCAGGAAATCGGTAAAGATCAGACCGTACCGGAGTCTCCCAACTCtccattttggccaaaaaaaaaaaaaaaaaattaaatgcctCTGACTCTGATGGGAACTGATTTCGGATTGTAATATAATACTTTTGGGTGGTGTTATACCAAAAAGGGAGGTTTTTATCCTTttcttttataattaaattaaatattattaaagtaCATATAAGTAATAAAGaacctaaaaataaattaaatataaaatgataCCCAATACTGTCTCTTATTTATTCTATTACATACACCTTGATCCAAAAATCTAGGAGAAGATTCTGAAGAGCCACAAGATGCccatcaatttaaattttaaaagaatctTTAAGAGGCCACCCCCTGCCCACTCGCAACGCCCATGTTTGGAGGAGTCTTCTCAGTTCCGGTATGcctaaaatagaaaaaaatgtaaaattcctTCTGGATTTTCACCTTTTGTGCGTATTTGCTTTCCCTCTTGGATTTGGTGTTCCTAAATCAACGCATGATCTTTGTGGAGCATCTAAATCTGGCGCACGGCGGGGTGTGAGACTAGGTGTGACTAGGGGGGCCTTCCAGGTCATCCTCCACCCTCCAAGTTACCCCCAACCCCCAGTTACTACTAGCCTCCCTCTCGCTCTTGCTCTTGCTCTTGCACTTCTTCCGggagttttgtttttttttttttttggacccCTCGATTGCTTCCCAAAATAACGGAAATGGAATGGAATcttgaagaaaaagaaatagagattTGCTATTTTGGACCGATGATTGAGTTGTAATGATTGGGCcatagtttcttcttcttgtatTTCTGCATCCCCTCCATATGGATaggaatggaatggaatgtatatatgtgCCACAACAGAATATTTCTTCGTCTGTCAGCTATAGACCCCCTGAATCCGGAAAAGAAGCAGGAAATGAATCTATGTATATCTGTATATATAGGAagttttgaaatatatatcttttttcttctaaaaactcttaaacatttttttttttttttcagtttaaTTTGAAATACCATTCCTCACATTTCCTTATtaggaaaattttgaatattttgtttcttgttttttttccgttttttttttttgcatcaGCAGTCAAAATTGGGGAGCTGCCAGCAGAGCAGTTGACGTCGACAGAGCTGCCAGCGTTGGCGGCGCTGCAGTCGCTGCATTCCTGCGCCAAACGATGGGCATTCCCAGACAATGCTCttcgtaagcaaaaaaaaaaacaaaaagaaaatataaaaaaagaaaataaaaaagaaagcatTTCTTGTAATGATCAAGCGCCCTGgtagatttttaaaaaaatgtttgcagGGGAGAGAGTAAGAGGAGGCTATCCAAGAAGCTAGGGGATCgaggaagaaaaaaataatttatttaatttaatttatttatctatCTATTGAATAAAGTATCTATAAGAAATCTTAAAGTTCTTGAAGTTCTAACTTGAAACTTGACTGtctgttattttatttttagaatttccctttttttggacacttttttttttgtttttggctacTTTTAGATTCAGAAAAAATGTTGCGATTTTTtgtattgttgctgttgctgtgccATTTTGGTGCTCTCGGCTGATTCGCTTTAAATTTCTAATTTTTGGGCAAGTGAATCTGAATTTGAATTTAGGAATGATCTGGTATGTATGTATGCGCATATAGCCGTGTCCCCCGTGTCTCCTCCCATCTCCAATTTCCCGTCGCAGTGCGGTACGAGGCGTCTTAGTCCCACCCCCCTCACCCCCCTCCTCTATCACAATTGACGTCACACAAAAATGGGGAATTTTATAGAGATTTGCACTtaaagaagaaatatttagaaaatattattaagtGTTTAAAATAATGAATATTTTAGAAAATCATTACTTTTAATTAGATTTATGGGaaggaaatattttgtattattactattattttgGCCTGGAGTGTCCCTGCGTATGCTTGTCTTCAGGCGACTCGTCCATTACTCAAAGAAAGCGTCGCGAAAGAATTGCCAGTGAGACGTTGATGTCGATGTCGGTCAGAGGCGGCCAGACAATGTTTAATTTGTGTGCGAATCTTAGCATTTCTACCAGGGCTACAGCATCACCTGATGACTCATTCGGTTACTGCGAAAATGTCCCATTTTCGCTTCATTTCCGGTTGCGCCTGGTGGTAGGCAATGGTTTTTGGGTTGACCTAAGTGAGAGGTTTAGAGCACCGGAAGTGCAGCCCTGGTCGCAAGGAAGCCCTGGCTGGCGAAGCGCCACCATTTGCGTTGTCGTCTGGCCAGCCTGCGAGCTATTTTTGATCTGCAGGAAGCTatacactgagaaaaacaaataattatagttcaaaaaatgtttataaatgGAAATTAGATATAAGAATGTATATTAACTTCAAATTATAATAACGGAAATCGATTTATTTATCGATATCTTCTCTAGACTTAAAACATGTCTGAAATCATAGAATCCTAGTCATTTTCTCAGTGTAATCATTGCTTTTTTCGGCGGTCAGTTGGCAAGGTGGCTGATAGGGGAAGGAGGAGGGGGGCGTGGCCAGCCAAAGACGCAACAGCAGACGGCGGCAGAGAAGtttcgatttttatttttgtctaAAACATCTTTATGTGCTTTTAAATATGCTGCGAAGTGACATTAGATTTTTCGCCGAGGCCAGACGGGAAAAGGGAGGCGGGCGGTGGTTGGAAAAACGTTTGAGGGATTGGGGTGGGGTGTGGTGGGGGCATTTGGGGGACACAGACAGATCCGCTACAGAAATAAAATTTGTCACAGACAGTTAGATCAGCATCACAGATGGTGGTGTGTGTCGGGGCG of the Drosophila ananassae strain 14024-0371.13 chromosome 2R, ASM1763931v2, whole genome shotgun sequence genome contains:
- the LOC6507090 gene encoding uncharacterized protein LOC6507090 codes for the protein MLATRVFRLVHDKRLSVPILRCFHHEFSKPESPATPAKEKEENSGHNLVGGVQSKYKIFRDENSPEIFDVEEARHQEHLLTEEPEFEEDKYYGLNLKRGVHGVFDVEDLVELLRKENVDDIFVCSVPEDLKYVDHLVVCSGRSYRHMLSTAEFVRRMFKIKRVKGDILPRIEGGKSRDWMAMDLGNIALHIFSPQAREEYDLESLWAIGSQFDRESQKPHNPYGDIFMAQTPQLVEPLNKET
- the LOC6492935 gene encoding rhythmically expressed gene 2 protein, with translation MRSLSQFRLITFDVTNTLLQFRTTPGKQYGEIGALFGARCDNNELAKNFKANWYKMNRDYPNFGRDTTPQIEWQQWWRKLIAGTFSESGAAIPDEKLNNFANHLIELYKTTICWQPCNGSVELLQHLRKDIKSDKRKLGVIANFDPRLPALLQNTKLDQYLDFALNSYEVKAEKPAPEIFQRAMEVSGLPNLRPEECLHVGDGPTTDYLAAKELGWHSALVHEKSYAYLVRKYGEVIDRDHVFPSLYDFHKKVSDGTVVW